The Ruminococcus bovis genome includes a region encoding these proteins:
- a CDS encoding esterase/lipase family protein, whose product MNKILKFDKLKLFFYFLASVFTANCYLLLKGGQFSFIMVAIVTFLYSNIMPLIGSTVHTKRLKLCDHGRICLTTFAYSCLVSVIYHIVFMIWMIPNVASWTDFLYSVLVCVVTLSILFWNGIINVYLFSVQLGIKHRVIGILCGLIPIANLFALGKIVKVVKDEVVTEESKYLLNESRKDKEICRTKYPILFVHGVFFRDFKNFNYWGRIPKELEKNGCKVYYGNHQSALSVKDSAKELAERIRNIVAETNCKKVNIIAHSKGGLDVRYAIAKENIGEMVASLTTINTPHKGCEFADYLLTKVPKSIQNKIATTYNTSLRQLGDKNPDFMASVNDLTASGVKAINEDIGEEHLDNIYCQSFGSILNKATSGKFPLNLSYHLVKYFDGKNDGLVSIKSFPWGENYTLLTVKGNRGISHGDMIDLNRENIKGFDVREFYVQLVSDLKNRNL is encoded by the coding sequence ATGAATAAAATTTTGAAATTCGATAAACTAAAATTATTCTTTTACTTTTTAGCAAGTGTATTTACTGCTAACTGTTACTTGCTATTAAAGGGTGGACAGTTTTCATTTATTATGGTAGCTATTGTTACCTTTTTATATTCAAACATTATGCCTTTAATCGGTAGCACAGTACATACAAAAAGGTTAAAGCTATGTGACCATGGTAGGATATGCTTAACAACTTTTGCTTATTCTTGTTTAGTATCGGTGATTTATCATATTGTATTTATGATTTGGATGATACCTAATGTGGCAAGTTGGACAGATTTTCTGTATAGTGTTTTAGTATGTGTTGTTACACTTTCAATATTATTCTGGAACGGAATTATAAATGTATATTTATTTTCTGTTCAACTTGGAATTAAGCACAGAGTAATAGGCATTTTGTGTGGTCTTATTCCTATCGCAAACCTATTTGCACTGGGCAAAATTGTAAAGGTTGTTAAGGATGAGGTTGTTACTGAAGAAAGCAAATATCTACTAAATGAAAGTAGAAAAGATAAAGAAATTTGCCGTACCAAGTACCCTATTTTATTTGTACATGGTGTGTTCTTTAGGGACTTTAAGAACTTTAATTATTGGGGTAGAATTCCTAAAGAATTAGAGAAAAACGGTTGTAAAGTCTACTACGGCAACCATCAATCAGCTTTATCTGTAAAGGACAGTGCAAAGGAATTGGCAGAAAGAATCAGAAATATTGTAGCTGAAACTAACTGCAAAAAGGTAAATATTATTGCTCACTCTAAAGGTGGTCTTGATGTTAGATATGCTATTGCTAAAGAAAATATCGGGGAAATGGTAGCTTCACTTACCACAATCAACACACCACATAAAGGTTGTGAATTTGCCGACTACCTACTGACTAAAGTGCCTAAGTCGATTCAAAACAAAATTGCAACTACATATAACACTTCACTAAGACAACTTGGTGACAAAAATCCTGACTTTATGGCATCGGTTAATGACTTAACTGCAAGTGGTGTTAAGGCTATTAATGAGGATATTGGTGAAGAACACCTTGATAATATTTACTGTCAAAGTTTTGGTTCAATACTTAACAAGGCTACAAGTGGTAAATTTCCACTTAACCTTTCTTACCATTTGGTTAAATATTTTGACGGTAAAAATGACGGTTTGGTTTCTATAAAGTCATTTCCTTGGGGTGAGAACTATACCCTACTGACTGTTAAAGGCAACAGAGGTATTTCTCATGGTGATATGATTGACCTTAATAGGGAAAATATTAAGGGCTTTGATGTAAGAGAATTTTATGTTCAACTAGTAAGTGACCTAAAGAATAGAAATTTATAA
- a CDS encoding glycoside hydrolase family 13 protein, translating to MNRGNIFHRSFGNQCYALDEKRLKISLTTGDDIERVYICYGDPFDAGIMGGQEVWEGTKEEIKTYMTLDHNRIWNVVVEPKHKRLRYYFIVEDNKESLCFLEDGLISKEELKNLMLPSYFVMPWLNSSDVNVTPKWVQDTVWYQIFPDRFCNGNPSINPEHCKKWQKGKVGLWDFYGGDIYGIKEKIPYLKDLGITGIYINPILKSSTNHKYNTDDYEVIDPHFGDDKIFKETVELAHKNGIKVMVDAVFNHSGSDHPFWKDVQKNGEKSKYKDWYMVNKFPVTKSGDTRDNQFYSFAFTKYMPKLNTNNPEVIDYFTNICKKWITEWKIDGIRFDVANEVSHTFLKHLHKELKAINPDIYLIGEIWHDSLQWLMGDEFDSIMNYPLTFGIREFFLNKNMPSEKLFQHINRRLNMYYDQTNMAMFNLYDSHDTIRLINSVDFNLDIYYQLLTILFTMQGSPCIYYGTEIALHGGFDPDCRRCMPWDDIEKGTYKDITEKVKEIISLRNNHIATKSPNMEQINNPNNRVVEYIKHSDNEDIKVIFNCSESPIDVENVDNILFENGYSDNSLKENGTLVYKIK from the coding sequence ATGAATAGAGGAAATATATTTCACAGAAGTTTCGGTAATCAGTGTTATGCACTTGATGAAAAAAGACTAAAAATTTCACTGACTACCGGTGATGATATTGAGAGAGTTTATATTTGTTACGGTGATCCATTTGATGCCGGTATTATGGGTGGTCAAGAAGTATGGGAAGGTACTAAGGAAGAAATTAAAACCTATATGACACTTGACCACAACAGAATTTGGAATGTAGTTGTTGAACCTAAACATAAAAGGTTAAGATATTACTTTATTGTAGAGGACAATAAGGAAAGTTTATGTTTCTTAGAAGATGGTCTTATTTCTAAAGAAGAATTAAAAAATCTTATGCTACCTAGCTACTTTGTAATGCCTTGGCTTAACAGCAGTGATGTAAATGTTACCCCTAAATGGGTACAAGACACAGTATGGTATCAGATTTTTCCTGACAGATTTTGCAACGGTAATCCTAGCATTAACCCTGAACATTGCAAAAAGTGGCAGAAAGGCAAGGTAGGTTTGTGGGACTTTTATGGTGGTGATATTTACGGTATTAAGGAAAAAATTCCTTACTTAAAGGACTTAGGCATTACCGGTATTTACATTAACCCTATTCTAAAATCCTCAACCAACCACAAGTACAACACCGATGATTATGAAGTAATTGACCCTCACTTTGGCGATGACAAAATCTTTAAAGAAACAGTAGAACTTGCACACAAGAATGGCATTAAGGTAATGGTTGATGCAGTGTTTAATCACAGTGGCAGTGACCATCCATTCTGGAAAGATGTACAGAAAAACGGTGAAAAGTCAAAGTACAAGGACTGGTATATGGTAAACAAATTCCCTGTAACTAAATCAGGTGACACTAGGGATAATCAGTTCTATTCCTTTGCTTTCACAAAATATATGCCTAAGCTAAACACAAACAATCCGGAAGTTATTGACTACTTTACAAACATTTGCAAGAAGTGGATTACCGAATGGAAAATTGACGGTATAAGATTTGATGTAGCAAATGAAGTTAGCCACACATTCCTAAAGCATCTACACAAAGAGCTAAAGGCTATTAACCCTGACATTTATTTAATCGGTGAAATCTGGCATGACTCACTTCAATGGTTAATGGGTGATGAGTTTGACTCTATTATGAACTATCCCCTAACCTTTGGTATTAGAGAATTTTTCTTAAACAAGAATATGCCTAGTGAAAAGCTATTTCAGCATATTAACAGAAGACTTAATATGTATTATGACCAAACAAATATGGCTATGTTTAACCTATATGACTCTCATGATACAATAAGGCTTATTAATTCAGTTGACTTTAACCTTGATATTTACTATCAGCTACTTACAATACTATTTACAATGCAGGGCAGTCCTTGTATTTACTACGGTACAGAAATTGCCTTACATGGTGGATTTGACCCTGATTGTAGAAGATGTATGCCTTGGGATGACATTGAGAAAGGTACATACAAGGATATTACAGAAAAGGTTAAAGAAATTATCAGCCTAAGGAACAACCATATTGCTACAAAGTCACCTAATATGGAACAGATTAATAACCCTAACAATAGAGTTGTTGAGTACATAAAGCACAGTGACAATGAGGACATTAAGGTTATATTTAACTGTAGTGAAAGTCCTATTGATGTAGAAAATGTAGACAACATTCTCTTTGAAAACGGTTACAGTGATAATTCTTTAAAAGAAAATGGTACTTTGGTTTACAAAATCAAATAA
- a CDS encoding chromate transporter: MKFSAFLLNILKIGCLGFGGGSALIPIFEDVFVGENKLDTKENFDKDIIVASLTPGALPIEIASSIGKRNFGKKGMILGGVMMALPGIIASLLLITLLSALQEMIAPVVKCLTVGVSAFIIYLLINYVKSVFVENKVKGKRRFNRSLFVMIAVFVLSGGKNLFKLLGLKGDYIISVSTVYILLAAFFLIICIKATDNKILQSVSVIISAVYLFEHGGFDHKYISQITALVDIIMIVMVLIFAFRKFNFFERNNIKIKDTLSDLGYWVIFLSLVICPIIMLDLHSFVFAFRSIVSVLMSFGGGDAYLVIADGLFVDDMVSEDTFYNNIVSVVNILPGSILGKTLSCVGYYFGLDFFGNYLGSIFMAIAGGGIAIGVSCGAFHIFYSLYDEFSTSRVCQTLGNYIRAIIAGLLGNVILILFRQSKNTAISYQIPMIVIFLILIGSVILNHILSEKFRVNNTVIVIIDILISCLLFCYI; this comes from the coding sequence ATGAAGTTTTCTGCTTTTTTATTAAATATCTTAAAGATAGGTTGCCTTGGCTTTGGTGGTGGAAGTGCATTAATACCCATATTTGAAGATGTTTTTGTTGGAGAAAATAAACTTGATACCAAAGAAAATTTCGATAAAGATATTATTGTAGCAAGTCTAACGCCCGGTGCATTGCCAATAGAAATTGCCTCCTCAATAGGTAAAAGGAACTTTGGTAAAAAGGGTATGATTCTTGGTGGAGTTATGATGGCTTTACCGGGAATCATTGCATCACTTTTGCTAATAACCTTGTTGTCAGCTTTGCAAGAAATGATTGCACCGGTAGTAAAGTGTTTAACTGTTGGTGTGTCGGCATTTATTATTTACTTGTTGATAAATTATGTGAAAAGTGTTTTTGTAGAAAATAAGGTTAAAGGGAAAAGGCGATTTAATCGTTCACTTTTCGTTATGATTGCAGTTTTTGTACTGTCAGGTGGCAAGAATTTATTTAAGCTACTTGGACTTAAGGGTGACTACATAATCTCAGTTTCAACTGTATATATTCTTTTAGCTGCATTTTTCTTAATAATATGCATCAAGGCAACTGATAACAAAATCTTGCAAAGTGTTTCAGTTATAATCTCAGCAGTTTACCTTTTTGAGCATGGTGGCTTTGACCATAAGTACATATCACAAATTACTGCTCTGGTTGATATTATAATGATAGTAATGGTACTTATCTTTGCTTTTAGAAAGTTTAATTTCTTTGAAAGAAATAATATTAAAATCAAGGATACACTTTCTGACCTAGGGTATTGGGTGATTTTTTTATCCTTAGTAATATGCCCTATAATAATGCTTGACCTGCATTCATTTGTATTTGCATTTAGAAGTATTGTTTCTGTACTAATGTCCTTTGGTGGTGGAGATGCCTACCTTGTAATTGCTGATGGACTTTTTGTTGATGATATGGTCAGTGAAGATACTTTCTATAACAACATTGTTTCTGTTGTAAATATTCTTCCCGGTTCAATACTTGGCAAAACCTTGTCCTGTGTTGGTTATTACTTTGGTTTGGATTTCTTTGGTAATTACCTTGGCAGTATCTTTATGGCTATTGCCGGTGGTGGAATTGCAATTGGTGTTTCTTGTGGAGCTTTTCACATTTTCTACTCACTATATGATGAATTTTCAACTTCAAGAGTATGTCAAACACTTGGCAACTATATTCGTGCAATTATTGCCGGTTTGCTTGGAAATGTAATATTGATACTGTTTAGACAAAGTAAGAATACTGCTATATCCTACCAAATACCTATGATTGTTATATTTTTGATTTTAATAGGTTCAGTTATACTGAATCATATTTTGTCGGAAAAGTTTAGGGTTAATAACACAGTTATTGTGATTATTGATATTTTAATTTCGTGTTTATTGTTTTGTTATATATAA
- the cysC gene encoding adenylyl-sulfate kinase, whose protein sequence is MGNNLTECSATIAKEKNLVWQKTDISKEIREKSLNQKARTIWFTGLSGSGKSTLANEIEKRLVAMGKHTMLLDGDNVRMGLNNNLGFSDEDRVENIRRIAETAKLMNDAGLIVLTAFISPFRKDRRNANKIIGEDYIEVFVSTPLEECEKRDIKGLYKKARDGVIKEFTGISSPYEKPENPSITVDTTNRSLDESVDIVMKQLEKFL, encoded by the coding sequence ATGGGAAACAACTTAACAGAGTGTTCTGCTACTATTGCTAAAGAGAAAAATTTAGTGTGGCAGAAAACAGATATTTCAAAAGAAATTAGAGAAAAGTCACTAAATCAAAAAGCAAGAACAATTTGGTTTACAGGACTTTCAGGTTCAGGTAAATCAACCTTGGCAAATGAAATTGAGAAAAGACTTGTTGCTATGGGTAAGCACACAATGCTACTTGATGGTGACAATGTAAGAATGGGTCTTAACAACAACCTAGGCTTTAGTGATGAAGATAGGGTAGAGAACATTAGACGGATTGCTGAAACTGCAAAATTGATGAATGACGCAGGACTTATTGTGCTAACTGCTTTTATCTCACCTTTTAGAAAAGACAGAAGAAATGCTAACAAAATTATCGGTGAAGATTATATCGAAGTTTTTGTCAGTACACCTCTTGAAGAATGTGAAAAGAGAGATATTAAAGGCCTTTATAAAAAGGCAAGAGATGGTGTTATTAAGGAATTTACAGGAATTTCAAGTCCTTATGAAAAACCGGAAAACCCTTCAATTACAGTAGATACTACTAACCGTTCACTTGATGAATCAGTTGATATTGTTATGAAACAACTTGAAAAGTTTTTGTGA
- a CDS encoding response regulator transcription factor — translation MRILIVEDSYSLADTLQTALKNENYIVDAVFDGLDGYEYGRTGIYDIIILDLMLPKMDGYQVIKKLKDEKVYTPILILSAKSELDDKVKGFEVGADDYLTKPFEIKELIMRVNAIVKRNYNLQSQNLTCNNMSLDLKGCKMINTDTGKSIRISGKELQLLEMLLYNQRQVLTKEQITEKIWGYESNAEYNNVEVYVSFIRRKLKQLNCKATINSIRGVGYSLEG, via the coding sequence ATGCGAATATTAATTGTAGAGGATTCCTACAGTCTTGCTGACACATTACAAACTGCACTAAAAAATGAAAATTACATTGTTGATGCAGTTTTTGATGGTTTAGACGGCTATGAATACGGTAGGACAGGAATATATGATATTATTATTCTTGACCTTATGCTACCTAAGATGGACGGTTATCAGGTTATTAAGAAATTAAAGGATGAAAAGGTATATACACCTATTTTGATTTTATCTGCAAAGTCCGAACTTGATGACAAGGTTAAGGGCTTTGAAGTTGGAGCTGATGATTACCTTACAAAGCCATTTGAAATTAAGGAACTGATAATGAGGGTAAATGCTATTGTTAAGAGAAATTATAACTTGCAAAGTCAAAACCTAACTTGTAACAATATGTCCCTTGATTTAAAAGGTTGCAAAATGATAAACACAGATACAGGAAAGTCAATCAGAATTTCCGGCAAAGAACTCCAACTGTTGGAAATGTTACTGTACAACCAAAGGCAAGTGCTGACTAAGGAACAAATTACAGAGAAAATCTGGGGTTATGAGTCTAATGCCGAATACAACAATGTTGAAGTGTATGTATCATTCATCAGAAGAAAACTAAAGCAACTTAACTGTAAGGCAACTATTAATTCCATCCGAGGTGTTGGATATTCTTTGGAGGGATAA
- a CDS encoding sensor histidine kinase translates to MKNKQQKRIFIVLMIIFTITLVSVLVAVNIINVNSSFRQQRRMIRDDIGFYGIEAFCGNDNQKIKRQEYDYSTSVVLKNKNIMVLSNSLKDTTDKDILNMTKELQKSGKRFGSIDNYIYLVRILKSGNTVYIFVNNKEALQNSKQFFIVSIFIFLLSVIVFTIISYYLSRWMIKPSEKAIKNQKIFVANISHDLKTPITIIRANADLIENEVKNKKSIKYIKQETEKLNHLVNEMLTLTRIDNTISKENFKNFNFGDSLFDVVLPFESIAYEKGIKFNINIDESTNYFGNETNIQKLAEILIDNAMSYTAKGGIVDVDAYESSKAVTLSVTNTGEPISDEKKEEIFDRFYRESKSRESTGNHYGLGLSIASTIVKKHNGKISVESKNGKNTFTVTLPK, encoded by the coding sequence ATGAAAAATAAACAACAAAAAAGAATTTTCATAGTGCTAATGATTATCTTCACTATCACATTAGTCAGTGTTCTTGTTGCCGTTAATATAATTAATGTAAATTCCAGCTTTAGACAACAAAGAAGAATGATTAGAGATGACATTGGTTTTTACGGTATAGAGGCTTTTTGTGGTAATGATAATCAGAAAATAAAAAGGCAAGAATATGACTATAGCACTTCAGTTGTATTGAAAAACAAAAATATAATGGTTCTTTCAAACAGTCTTAAAGATACTACCGATAAAGATATTCTTAATATGACTAAGGAACTTCAGAAAAGTGGAAAAAGATTCGGTTCAATTGATAATTATATTTATCTTGTAAGAATCTTAAAAAGTGGCAATACAGTTTATATTTTTGTTAACAACAAAGAGGCATTGCAAAATTCAAAGCAATTCTTTATTGTATCAATCTTTATTTTCTTGTTATCAGTAATTGTATTTACAATAATTTCTTACTACCTATCAAGGTGGATGATTAAGCCATCGGAAAAGGCAATTAAAAATCAAAAAATATTTGTTGCAAATATTAGTCACGACCTAAAAACACCTATCACAATTATTAGGGCAAATGCTGATTTAATAGAAAATGAAGTAAAGAACAAAAAAAGCATAAAGTACATTAAGCAAGAAACAGAAAAGCTAAATCACCTTGTAAATGAAATGTTGACACTTACTAGGATTGACAACACAATAAGCAAGGAGAATTTCAAAAACTTTAACTTTGGCGATTCTTTGTTTGATGTTGTACTGCCATTTGAAAGTATTGCATATGAAAAAGGTATTAAGTTTAACATTAATATTGATGAAAGTACAAACTACTTTGGCAATGAAACTAATATTCAAAAGTTGGCAGAAATCTTAATTGACAATGCAATGAGCTATACTGCAAAAGGTGGCATAGTTGATGTTGATGCTTATGAAAGTTCAAAGGCAGTTACACTTTCTGTTACTAACACCGGTGAACCTATCAGTGATGAAAAGAAAGAAGAAATATTTGATAGATTTTACAGAGAAAGCAAGTCAAGAGAAAGTACCGGTAACCACTATGGTTTGGGACTTTCCATTGCAAGCACTATTGTTAAGAAACACAACGGTAAAATAAGTGTTGAAAGTAAAAACGGCAAAAACACATTTACCGTTACATTGCCAAAATAA
- the cysK gene encoding cysteine synthase A — protein MAIKKSITELVGNTPLLELTHIEAEEKIEATLLAKLESFNPAGSVKDRVAKAIIEDAEKTGRLKEGSVIIEPTSGNTGIGLASVATAKGYRTIIVMPETMSNERKMLIKAYGAELVLTEGSKGMKGASDKAEELSKEISNSIIAGQFTNPINPKMHYDTTGPEIWADTEGKVDYFVAGVGTGGTLSGVGKYLKEQNPNVKVIAVEPETSPLLSKGQAGPHKIQGIGANFVPETLDKEIYDEIIAVPNDEAILTARKAAKQEGFLIGISSGAALWAGKQLAARPENKGKNIVVIFPDGGERYLSTNLYDE, from the coding sequence ATGGCAATTAAGAAATCAATTACAGAACTAGTTGGTAACACACCACTACTAGAACTTACACATATTGAAGCAGAAGAAAAAATTGAAGCAACACTACTTGCAAAGCTGGAATCATTTAACCCAGCCGGTAGTGTTAAGGACCGGGTAGCTAAGGCTATTATTGAAGATGCAGAAAAGACAGGCAGACTAAAGGAAGGTTCAGTTATTATTGAACCTACAAGTGGTAACACAGGTATCGGTCTTGCTTCTGTTGCAACTGCTAAAGGCTACAGAACAATTATCGTAATGCCTGAAACAATGTCTAACGAAAGAAAGATGCTTATTAAGGCTTACGGTGCAGAACTTGTACTAACAGAAGGTAGCAAGGGTATGAAGGGTGCATCAGACAAGGCTGAAGAGCTTTCTAAGGAAATTTCTAATAGTATTATTGCCGGTCAGTTTACTAACCCTATTAACCCTAAGATGCACTATGATACAACAGGTCCTGAAATTTGGGCTGATACAGAAGGCAAAGTTGACTACTTCGTAGCCGGTGTAGGTACAGGTGGTACACTTTCAGGTGTAGGTAAGTATCTAAAGGAACAGAACCCTAATGTAAAGGTTATTGCAGTAGAACCTGAAACATCTCCACTACTATCAAAGGGTCAGGCAGGTCCTCATAAGATTCAGGGTATCGGTGCTAACTTTGTACCTGAAACTCTTGATAAAGAAATCTATGATGAAATCATTGCAGTACCTAATGATGAAGCTATCTTAACTGCAAGAAAAGCAGCTAAACAGGAAGGCTTCCTAATCGGTATTTCTTCAGGTGCAGCTCTATGGGCAGGTAAGCAGTTAGCAGCTCGTCCTGAAAACAAGGGCAAGAACATTGTAGTTATCTTCCCTGATGGTGGCGAAAGATACCTATCAACTAACCTATACGATGAATAA
- a CDS encoding O-acetylhomoserine aminocarboxypropyltransferase/cysteine synthase family protein, giving the protein MSNNNYKFETLQLHVGQEAPDPVTDSRAVPIYQTSSFVFKNCDHAAARFSLADAGNIYGRLTNPTQEIFEKRIAALEGGVAALAVASGAAAVYYSIANIASNGDHVVAAKNIYGGTYNLLEHTLPEYGIETTFVDPFDFEEIENAIQDNTKLVFIETLGNPNSDVVDIESVAKIAHKHNIPLIVDNTFATPYLVRPIEYGADVVVHSATKFIGGHGTTIGGVIVDGGKFDWKASGKFESLVAPNPSYHGVSFSEDVGAAAFVTKIRALLLRDTGATLSPIHAFIFLQGLETLSLRVERHVENALKVVQFLNNHPLVEKVHHPSVSNDPSQQELYKKYFPNGGGSIFTFEVKGDEQKTKDFIDHLELFSLLANVADAKSLVIHPASTTHAQMNDEELANAGIYRNTVRLSIGIENIDDIIADLEKGFAAIK; this is encoded by the coding sequence ATGTCAAACAATAACTATAAATTCGAAACACTTCAGCTACATGTAGGTCAGGAAGCTCCGGACCCAGTTACAGATTCAAGAGCAGTTCCAATCTATCAGACTTCTTCATTCGTATTTAAGAACTGCGACCATGCAGCAGCAAGATTCAGTCTTGCAGATGCAGGTAACATTTACGGCAGACTTACTAACCCAACACAGGAAATCTTCGAAAAGAGAATTGCAGCTCTTGAAGGTGGTGTAGCTGCTCTGGCAGTTGCTTCAGGTGCAGCAGCAGTTTACTACTCAATCGCTAACATTGCTTCTAACGGTGACCATGTTGTTGCTGCTAAGAACATTTACGGTGGTACATACAACCTACTAGAACACACACTTCCTGAATATGGTATCGAAACAACTTTTGTTGATCCATTTGATTTTGAAGAAATCGAAAATGCTATTCAGGACAACACAAAGCTTGTTTTCATTGAAACACTTGGTAATCCAAATTCAGATGTTGTTGATATTGAATCAGTTGCAAAGATTGCTCATAAGCACAACATTCCACTAATCGTTGATAATACATTCGCAACACCTTACCTAGTAAGACCTATTGAATATGGTGCTGATGTTGTTGTTCATTCAGCAACAAAGTTCATCGGTGGTCACGGTACAACAATCGGTGGTGTTATTGTTGACGGTGGTAAGTTCGATTGGAAAGCATCAGGCAAGTTTGAATCTCTAGTTGCTCCAAACCCAAGTTACCATGGTGTTAGCTTCTCAGAAGATGTAGGTGCTGCAGCATTCGTAACAAAGATTAGAGCTTTACTACTTCGTGATACAGGTGCTACACTTTCACCAATCCACGCATTTATCTTCCTACAGGGCCTTGAAACACTTTCACTAAGAGTTGAAAGACATGTTGAAAATGCACTAAAGGTTGTACAGTTCCTAAACAACCACCCACTAGTAGAAAAGGTTCACCATCCATCAGTTTCTAACGACCCATCTCAGCAGGAACTTTATAAGAAGTATTTCCCTAACGGTGGTGGTTCAATCTTTACATTTGAAGTAAAGGGTGACGAACAGAAGACTAAGGACTTTATCGACCACCTAGAACTATTCTCACTACTAGCTAATGTAGCTGACGCTAAGTCACTTGTAATCCATCCGGCAAGTACAACTCACGCTCAGATGAATGATGAAGAACTAGCTAATGCAGGTATCTATAGAAACACAGTAAGACTATCAATCGGTATTGAAAACATTGACGATATTATCGCTGACCTTGAAAAAGGCTTTGCAGCAATTAAGTAA
- a CDS encoding metallophosphoesterase — MNKKFLTILLSIIIILVMFTVLTLTLNMMNSIIVLMHLVVIWIIVDFIFFIIKKCRKKPFKFYFQGIIAMVLTAVYLTFGWYFAHNVVATDYNLTTDKDMNSLRIVQISDSHIGATFHYKEFSQYVDTMNKENPDVVVITGDFVDDDTSKEDMIQSCKALSKFKTKYGVYFVYGNHDKGYYGKEYRGYDGNDLAKELKKNGVKVLEDESVLLNNKFYIVGRQDYSEVEKGGTRASAKDLVKNLDCNKYIIMLDHQPNHYKEEKNANVDLVLSGHTHGGQLIPITYSGEWLGMNDKTYGYEREKNTDFIVSSGIGDWSIKFKTGCVAEYVVIDINK, encoded by the coding sequence ATGAACAAGAAATTTCTCACAATTTTACTTTCTATCATAATTATTCTTGTTATGTTTACTGTTTTAACATTAACTCTTAATATGATGAACAGTATTATTGTGTTGATGCATTTAGTTGTGATTTGGATTATTGTTGACTTCATTTTCTTTATTATTAAGAAGTGTAGGAAAAAGCCTTTTAAATTTTATTTTCAAGGTATAATCGCTATGGTGCTTACAGCAGTATATCTAACATTCGGTTGGTATTTTGCTCATAATGTGGTAGCAACTGATTATAACTTAACTACTGATAAAGATATGAATTCACTTCGTATTGTGCAAATTTCAGACTCTCATATAGGTGCTACATTCCACTATAAAGAATTTTCTCAGTATGTTGATACTATGAATAAAGAAAATCCCGATGTGGTAGTTATTACAGGGGACTTTGTTGATGATGATACTTCTAAGGAAGATATGATACAGTCATGTAAAGCACTAAGTAAATTTAAAACAAAGTATGGTGTGTACTTTGTTTACGGTAATCACGATAAGGGTTACTATGGCAAAGAATACAGAGGTTATGACGGTAATGACCTTGCAAAAGAACTAAAGAAAAACGGTGTTAAGGTTCTGGAAGATGAAAGTGTACTTCTAAATAATAAGTTCTATATTGTAGGCAGACAGGATTATTCAGAGGTTGAAAAAGGTGGCACAAGAGCAAGTGCTAAGGACCTTGTAAAGAACCTTGATTGCAATAAGTATATAATTATGCTGGACCATCAGCCTAACCACTATAAGGAAGAAAAGAATGCCAATGTTGACTTAGTACTTTCAGGTCATACTCATGGTGGACAGTTAATTCCTATTACATATTCAGGTGAATGGTTGGGTATGAACGACAAAACATATGGCTACGAAAGAGAAAAGAACACAGACTTTATTGTCAGTTCGGGAATAGGGGACTGGTCAATTAAGTTTAAGACCGGTTGTGTAGCTGAATATGTTGTTATTGATATTAATAAATAA